The following proteins are encoded in a genomic region of Sesamum indicum cultivar Zhongzhi No. 13 linkage group LG8, S_indicum_v1.0, whole genome shotgun sequence:
- the LOC105168496 gene encoding uncharacterized protein LOC105168496, with protein MLPPELHPRAFRPYISPSASAPSFASSSSYNGDQNPNPSPTSSFYYGVAGSSSSSSSRRASSSMKNSRFSPSSFVHNARIAVALVPTAAFLLDLGGSPVVATLVVGLMIAYILDSLNFKSGSFFAVWFSLVASQIAFFFSSSLFYTFNYVSLALLASFTCAMANFLIGVWVSLQFKWIQIEYPTIVLALERLLFACVPLIASAIFTWATVSAVGMINAAYYLMVFNCIFYWLYSIPRISSFKLKQEVSYHGGEVPEDSFILGQLESCVHTLNLVFFPLLFHIGSHYLIIFSSGAAVCDLFLLFFIPFLFQLYASTRGALWWVTKNEHQLRSIRFVNGAVALVVVVVCLEVRVVFHSFGRYIHVPPPLNYLLVTITMLGGAVAAGTYAVGMVSDAFSSLVFTALAVIVSATGAVVVGFPILFLPLPSIAGFYLARFFTKKSLPSYSAFVVLGSLMVMWFVMHNYWDLNIWVAGMSLKSFCKLIVGSGILAMAIPGLAVLPPKLSFLTEAGLISHALLLCYIENNFFNYSNVYYYGMDEDVMYPSYMVVMTTFAGLAIVRRLSVDHRIGSKAVWVLICLYSSKLSMLVMASKAVLWVSAVLLLAVSPPLLLYKDKSKSASKMKPWQGYAHAGVVALSVWFCRETIFEVLQWWNGRPPSDGLLLGSCILLTGLACIPIVALHFSHVMSAKRYLVLVVATGLLFILMQPPIPLSWTYHSDLIRTARQSADDISIYGFMASKPTWPSWLLLVAILLTLAAVTSIIPIKYIVELRTFYAIAVGIALGIYISAEYFLQAAILHALIIVTMVCTSVFVVFTHLPSASSTKLLPWIFALIVALFPVTYLLEGQVRINKNFLGESGVEDMAEEDNKIATLLAVEGARTSLLGLYAAIFMLIALEIKFELASLMREKIVERGGLRHSQSGQSSLATVPPRLRFMKQRRASTMPTFTIKRMAAEGAWMPAVGNVATVMCFAICLILNVHLTGGSNRAIFFLAPILLLLNQDSDFFAGFGDKQRYFPVTMAISAYLVLTALYSIWEDVWHGNTGWGVDIGGPDWIFAVKNVALLILTLPSHILFNSFVWSYTKQADSRPLLTIPLNLPSVIITDIIKIKILALLGVIYSLAQYLISRQQYLSGLKYI; from the exons ATGCTGCCGCCGGAGCTCCATCCACGGGCCTTCCGCCCGTACATATCCCCCTCCGCCAGCGCCCCCTCTTTCGCCTCGTCCTCCTCCTATAACGGCGACCAAAACCCTAACCCTAGCCCCACCTCTTCCTTCTATTACGGCGTAGCCGGTAGTAGTAGCAGCAGCAGTAGCCGTCGCGCCAGCTCCTCCATGAAGAATTCCCGATTCTCCCCTTCCTCCTTCGTCCACAACGCCAGAATTGCCGTCGCTCTCGTCCCAACCGCCGCCTTCCTCCTTGACCTCGGCGGCTCACCGGTGGTCGCCACCCTCGTCGTCGGTCTCATGATTGCCTACATCCTGGATTCTCTCAACTTCAAATCCGGGTCCTTCTTTGCCGTCTGGTTTTCCCTCGTCGCCTCACAGATCGCGTTCTTCTTTAGCTCTTCTCTTTTCTACACCTTCAATTACGTGTCGCTCGCTCTCCTTGCTTCCTTCACTTGTGCAATGGCGAACTTCTTAATCGGAGTTTGGGTTTCGCTTCAGTTTAAGTGGATACAAATCGAATATCCAACCATTGTGCTTGCTCTTGAACGCCTCTTGTTTGCCTGTGTTCCGCTTATAGCTTCCGCTATTTTTACGTGGGCAACTGTTTCTGCAGTTGGTATGATTAATGCTGCTTACTATCTCATggtttttaattgcattttctaTTGGCTTTACTCAATTCCTCGAATATCCTCATTCAAATTGAAACAAGAAGTGAGTTACCATGGGGGTGAGGTTCCCGAGGACAGTTTTATTCTTGGGCAGCTCGAGAGCTGTGTGCACACCCTGAATCTCGTGTTCTTTCCTCTGTTATTCCATATTGGCTCGCACTacttgattattttttcatctggTGCTGCTGTTTGCGATTTGTTCCTCCTTTTCTTCATTCCCTTTCTGTTTCAACTTTATGCCTCCACAAGAGGGGCTTTATGGTGGGTTACTAAGAATGAGCATCAGTTGCGGAGCATTCGGTTTGTCAATGGTGCAGTGGCATTGGTTGTCGTTGTTGTTTGCTTGGAGGTTAGAGTTGTTTTCCATTCGTTTGGGCGGTACATACATGTTCCGCCACCGCTGAATTATCTTCTTGTCACCATTACAATGCTTGGAGGTGCAGTTGCTGCTGGTACTTATGCTGTTGGCATGGTGTCTGATGCATTCAGCTCTCTGGTCTTTACTGCTTTAGCCGTCATTGTCAGTGCTACTGGAGCGGTTGTTGTGGGATTTCCTATTCTG TTCCTTCCGCTCCCATCAATAGCTGGATTTTATTTGGCTCGCTTTTTCACAAAGAAGAGTCTGCCATCGTACTCGGCATTTGTTGTGCTAGGGAGCTTGATGGTGATGTGGTTCGTGATGCATAACTATTGGGACTTGAATATTTGGGTAGCAGGCATGTCATTGAAATCATTCTGTAAGCTTATAGTTGGCAGTGGAATTCTGGCGATGGCAATTCCTGGTTTAGCTGTTCTTCCACCAAAACTTTCTTTCCTGACTGAAGCTGGATTGATCAGCCATGCATTGTTGCTGTGCTATATcgaaaataacttttttaactATTCCAATGTGTACTATTACGGGATGGATGAGGATGTGATGTATCCGAGTTATATGGTTGTTATGACTACTTTTGCGGGTTTGGCCATTGTGAGGAGACTTTCCGTGGACCACAGAATTGGTTCAAAGGCAGTTTGGGTTCTGATTTGCCTGTATTCTTCAAAGCTATCTATGCTTGTTATGGCGTCCAAGGCTGTGTTGTGGGTGTCGGCTGTTCTTTTGTTAGCAGTATCTCCTCCATTGCTGCTTTATAA GGATAAGTCTAAATCAGCGTCAAAGATGAAACCTTGGCAAGGTTATGCGCATGCTGGTGTTGTTGCTTTGTCCGTCTGGTTTTGTCGTGAAACAATCTTTGAAGTCCTTCAGTGGTGGAATGGGAGGCCTCCATCTGATGGGTTACTTTTAGGCTCTTGCATCCTTCTGACAGGATTGGCTTGTATACCAATTGTTGCCCTGCACTTTTCTCATGTCATG TCCGCCAAGAGATACTTGGTGTTGGTTGTAGCAACTGGTCTGCTGTTCATCCTCATGCAGCCACCAATTCCTCTGTCATGGACTTACCATTCTGACCTAATTAGAACAGCTCGCCAATCAGCTGATGACATTTCCATATATGGCTTCATGGCATCAAAGCCTACATGGCCGTCATGGTTGCTTCTTGTAGCAATCCTTCTTACTCTTGCTGCTGTCACCTCCATTATTCCCATTAAATACATTGTAGAGTTGAGGACATTTTATGCCATTGCAGTAGGAATTGCTCTTGGAATTTATATATCTGCAGAGTACTTTCTTCAGGCAGCAATTTTGCATGCCCTTATCATTGTCACCATGGTCTGCACTTCTGTATTTGTGGTCTTCACTCATTTACCTTCTGCCTCTAGCACAAAACTTCTGCCTTGGATATTTGCTCTGATTGTGGCCCTCTTTCCAGTGACATATTTACTGGAGGGCCAGGTGAgaattaataagaatttccTTGGAGAAAGTGGAGTTGAAGATATGGCTGAGGAAGACAACAAGATTGCAACACTGCTTGCTGTTGAGGGTGCGAGGACATCTCTTCTTGGTTTGTATGCAGCAATCTTTATGCTTATAGCTCTTGAGATAAAATTTGAGTTGGCTTCGCTTATGCGGGAAAAGATTGTGGAAAGGGGTGGGCTTCGTCATAGCCAGTCCGGTCAAAGCAGTTTGGCTACTGTACCTCCAAGATTGAGATTTATGAAACAACGCAGGGCCTCTACTATGCCAACATTTACCATCAAGAGGATGGCGGCAGAGGGAGCCTGGATGCCGGCAGTTGGTAATGTTGCCACTGTGATGTGCTTTGCAATATGCCTGATCTTGAATGTGCATCTCACTGGGGGTTCGAACCGTGCCATATTTTTCTTGGCACCTATTCTCTTGCTGCTTAATCAGGACTCAGATTTTTTTGCTGGCTTTGGTGATAAGCAGAGGTACTTCCCTGTTACCATGGCTATATCTGCCTACTTGGTCTTGACTGCTCTCTATAGCATATGGGAAGATGTATGGCATGGAAATACAGGCTGGGGCGTTGATATTGGGGGACCTGATTGGATATTTGCTGTCAAGAATGTGGCCCTCCTTATCCTGACATTGCCAAGCCACATCCTTTTCAACAGTTTTGTTTGGAGCTACACAAAGCAGGCAGACTCAAGGCCGTTGCTTACTATACCCCTCAATCTGCCATCAGTCATAATAACGGACATTATCAAGATTAAGATCTTGGCGCTACTTGGAGTTATATATTCCTTGGCCCAGTATCTAATTTCAAGACAACAATATCTGTCAGGGTTGAAGTATATTTAG